In Vicinamibacteria bacterium, a single window of DNA contains:
- a CDS encoding YtxH domain-containing protein → MNECTTYSTKMVCFLAGGLAGASVALLLAPHSGKNTRAAMRQKGRETADSARGLKDRAIRRGEEVRDETVRRVGAAASALAGNGASEVAAV, encoded by the coding sequence ATGAATGAATGCACCACGTATTCCACCAAGATGGTTTGCTTTCTGGCCGGTGGTCTAGCCGGCGCCAGCGTGGCGTTGCTCCTTGCTCCCCACTCGGGCAAAAACACCCGTGCGGCAATGCGGCAGAAGGGGCGTGAAACTGCTGACTCTGCCCGTGGGTTGAAGGATCGGGCCATCCGTCGAGGCGAGGAAGTCCGGGACGAGACCGTCCGCCGCGTGGGAGCGGCCGCTTCCGCGCTTGCCGGCAACGGCGCCAGCGAGGTCGCAGCCGTCTGA
- a CDS encoding LysM peptidoglycan-binding domain-containing protein yields MFGDLFGKKEKPRTDFSNVRSGGSSTAPSPGRTGPKTSAPSVTTGRTYVVVSGDSLSKIAKREYGDAQKWTKIYEANRNLIKDPDLIYPGQELQIPKV; encoded by the coding sequence ATTTTTGGAGATCTTTTTGGTAAGAAGGAAAAACCGCGGACGGACTTTTCCAACGTTCGGAGCGGCGGCTCCAGCACCGCTCCGAGCCCCGGTCGAACAGGACCGAAAACGAGTGCGCCTTCCGTGACCACGGGGCGGACCTATGTCGTCGTCAGCGGCGACAGCCTGTCCAAGATCGCCAAGCGAGAGTACGGCGACGCTCAGAAGTGGACCAAGATCTACGAGGCGAACCGGAACCTCATCAAGGATCCGGACCTCATCTACCCTGGACAAGAACTGCAAATCCCGAAAGTTTGA
- a CDS encoding dodecin family protein yields the protein MSVAKVSEISATSTKSFEDAIQRGIERASKTLRNVQSAWIKEQQVRLTSGSITEYQVNMMLTFVIDD from the coding sequence ATGTCAGTAGCAAAGGTTTCCGAGATCAGCGCCACTTCGACGAAGAGCTTCGAGGATGCGATCCAGCGAGGCATCGAGAGGGCGAGCAAGACGCTCCGCAACGTTCAGAGCGCGTGGATCAAAGAGCAACAGGTCAGGTTGACCAGCGGCTCCATCACGGAGTACCAGGTCAACATGATGCTCACCTTTGTCATCGACGATTAG